In one Pygocentrus nattereri isolate fPygNat1 chromosome 21, fPygNat1.pri, whole genome shotgun sequence genomic region, the following are encoded:
- the si:ch211-220m17.5 gene encoding guanylin family protein, which produces MKAVVSVALLFATLVLSSEAVQVQDGEYFFSAESVKVLQGLLDSSSTTQQKSPRLATTSYASVCANPTLPQEFVPLCNQSGSSMVFSRLAAVPMDVCEICAFAACTGC; this is translated from the exons ATGAAGGCTGTCGTCTCTGTTGCTTTGCTTTTCGCCACTCTGGTCCTTTCCTCTGAGGCCGTCCAAGTCCAG GATGGTGAATATTTCTTCTCAGCTGAATCAGTGAAAGTCCTCCAGGGTTTGTTGGACAGCAGCTCCACCACCCAGCAGAAGAGCCCTCGTCTGGCCACGACCAGCTATGCCTCTGTCTGCGCTAATCCAACCCTGCCGCAGGAGTTTGTACCCCTATGCAACCAAAGCGGGTCCAGCATGGTCTTCTCCAGACTAG CTGCCGTGCCCATGGATGTGTGTGAGATCTGTGCTTTCGCCGCCTGCACCGGCTGCTAG